The stretch of DNA AGCCCCTCCGGCACAGCAGGCAGAGAAGAACACTTACAAACTGGAACTCTGTGGCTGCTCCAGCACCAGCTTCTGCCTTCTTATCAGCGCAGGCTGCACAGAGAAACACTGGTGAGATGCCGCCATTTTATACCCGCACGCACCACATGCAAGCAGGGTTAGGGTGCTGGGGTAgagggcaggagcagggttCTGTACTTACGGGGGGCAGCAGATCTCCTGTAGGTGTCCCTGTCGGCCTCACCGCGGGCCAGACGAGCTGGCCTCTCCCCTTCCAGACCTGGAACACACATCAGATCAGCTTCAGTTTAACGTACACCAGATTAGCTTCAGTTTAACGCACACCCGATCAGCTTCAGTTTAACGCACACCAGATTAGCTTCAGTTTAACGCACACCAGATTAGCTTCAATTTAACGCACACCCGATCAGCTTCAGTTTAACGCACACCAGATCCGCTTCAGTTTAACGCACACCAGATCCGCTTCAGTTTAACGCACACCAGATCCGCTTCAGTTTAACGCACACCAGATCCGCTTCAGTTTAACGCACACCAGATTAGCTTCAGTTTAACGCACACCAGATTAGCTTCAGTTTAACGCACACCAGATTAGCTTCAGTTTAACGCACACCAGATTAGCTTCAGTTTAACGCACACCAGATTAGCTTCAGTTTAACGCACACCAGATTAGCTTCAGTTTAACGCACACCAGATCAGCTTCAGTTTAACGCACACCAGATCCGCTTCAGTTTAACGCACACCAGATCCGCTTCAGTTTAACGCACACCAGATCCGCTTCAGTTTAACGCACACCAGATCAGCTTCGATTAACACACACCAGATCAGCTTCAGTTTAACGCACACCAGATCAGCTTCAATTAACACACACGCAATCCCTGAGCAGTCAAGACTCCAGCTCTGTcgctcatatgcacacaccatGCTAGCGCAGATTAAAACACTTAAGCCATCTTTCAGAAGAGCAATAACAGCAAGAAATTGGTCACATTTGTTTCGGTCTCCAGGGAACTTCTGTCTCAAAGACTTAGCCACCAGACATGCATGACTTGGTGCAGAATCATCCATCCTACAACCTTTATACTGAGGTAGTGACAAACAGCAGAATTAATTGgctaaacaagcacacacagtagCATCTCCCATGATGATTGGTCAGTTTAGCTGTGGTTCAGAAGCCACTACCAACAGAGATTCTGCCAACAGCCATTTCCATAAGCCTCTAATCTTTGTGCTGTGAAATTGAAAATTAGTTCACTGGAGCTATCGGGATAAGTAGATGTCAAGACCGTTAGTCTCACAAACCTTTCAGATTTTAACTAAGTAAAAACACACAACGTGCAAGACAACAGAACACCCAAAAATATGCATGGTCCCCATAAAGCCGGTAAGCAGCAGCAGCCTACATTCGTTTTCTAAACAGTTTACatgcacaacaaaaacaacattataATTTGGTAATGTCATGTATACACCTTAATCTGACTGAACTACAGACCTAATTTTGTTAGTGTATCTGGGAACGGTACTCACCCTTGGGTCTGGGTCGGGCAGTCTCGGGCCGGATCTGGCGACGCAGGGTGGCGGGCACGATTTCAGAGGGCAGGTGCAGGAAGTCCCTCAGGTACTGGATGCCCTCGTTCGTCAGGTACCAGTAGAAGTGGCGCCAGGCGAACTGCTCCTTGACGTAGCCGCAGGACTTCAGAGACTGCGGTGGATAAGAATCGACCCACAGTCAGACGGAACCATCCCTCTCCCAACATACACAGCTCAAACTAGAAAGCACCAAACCTCATTCAGACAAGTCCACTCAAACCAGAATGAGATGGCCCATACCATGAATGTTTCTGCGCAATCCTGGACAGTGGCTGTCATCAGCACCAACAAGCATGTTTTAAACTTTTGAGAGGTAAATTTCCACCAGCCACATGCTGGGGAGAATCTCATCTGTGACTGGTAGGTGTGTCAGGTAAGCACCCATCACTTGGAGGTCCTTGTCTACTCTGAATATTTGTCTGGTAAAACAATAAATTAGCCAGTGAATTTAGGCAGGCACCAGCCACTGTGGTATgtggacaaaaaatatttagttCCCTGAACAGGAAATGCAATGGGTGGAAATCCCTGTAGTCATACTGTAAAATCAGGCCCTGAACTCCACATGTAGGAAGTTACTGATGCGCCTGAACACACCCATACTGCAGAGGGGATACAGACCAGCTGGACTGCAGGCACACTCACCTGCATGGCCTTCATGACGTGGAGGTTGGGCACGTTCTTGTCGGCCAGCTCGGGGTGCTTGGCCAGATGCACGTCTTTCTTGGCCACCATGACGCCCTCCTTGAAGAGGAGCTCATAGATGGCAGTGCGGTTCTTCTTGGGCATCAACATCTGAAGCCAGATAGGGAAAGAATGTGGTCAAAGGAACTTCAGACAACAAATGAAGGCAAGCTGATTATGAACTGCTGACCGGAAAACTTTAAAGTCGAGAGCGGGATTTGTGTACGGTCTGCACACCCATCCTCTTACGCGAGGCAACTGCCAAATTAGCCGAGCTGGGCAGAGATCATCGCACAGCAAATCGCTAGGGTTACAGAACTGATGCAAGTTACCGCGAAACACTTGAAACAACGCTGTGAGAAATCTGAATGAAGTTAAAACATTAAAGCTGGCTAGGTACCTAGTACTGGTTGGGCAAGCTACGAATTCGCAAGTCCCAAGTCAGCATTCCTATACCCAGTCTTATGATCATAAAACTCAGATCTAGCCATTAATAACTCGGAGCAAGCATATTTTCAGCAAGCTTTGCATTGAACCATGTCTTATGTAGGTGCTTGCTATAAATACCACGAATTGTAAGACTGCTAACTGGATGACTAGCTAGCATATTACAACAGACAGGAACTTGCTGGATGCAAGTAAGACACATAGCGAAGTGGACTTGCTTTGGACTTATCTAATAAAAGTGAATACAGTTAGTAGACAAAAACATCGTCGATCACTCAACTGGAAATATAGACACCTGTTCTAAAGGGCCCCTGCTCGAATAAAAATGTAGTTGTacgtttagctagctagcagccCTGTGCGAACGATGGGCCTATCCCTTGTCCACAGGATGACTGACGAATATAACGCCCATCTGATCTACCAATGAatccattttgaaaaataattcaacCGGTACGTTGAGGAAAAGGAACTTTggccttaaattcaggtttaaGAATGATTTGGAACAAGATGTTTGAAATATAAAACGGATTACACGGGCAGGTCATTCACATACCTCTGCAACTTGCTTTGAGACCGGACCCGGAAAGGAAGGAGCATGCGTGTGACGCGTATTTATTTAGACGGAAGTGACGTCAACCGTGCGACATTCTGAAGGCTGCGCCATGCTCAATTCTTCTTCAGTCTTTGTGCTGAACGAAACAGAACTGCGGTGCGAGGGAGGGAGCCCTCAAAcaacggacagacggacgggcTCAGGCGAGGCAAATACGTTCATGAAAGCAACATCACACGCTGTACCAGTTGACAGCGCCAAAAGAACTAATAGAATAAACAGAACGTCATGTTTTAACACCCCTTTAAATTCTGTTCGCAAGCTACGAGCTTTTTGTAACTTTGGAAACATCGATATTTCGAGATTTGCGTTAGCTAGGATGCCCAAGGCCCTAGCGATGCAAGTATATCTTGACTTTATTTCCAACCAACACTGTACCAAATGTTCACCATTCTAATTTGGGAAATTTAAATGTCCGATGAGGAATAACCCATGCTACATTAGGCCAGTATCTGTGCATGCCGTCGATAATGCATTTATAGTATTCACATCCCAGGAATTCTCATGCCCAGTTGACATCTCGCCTACGTAACTCTGTCATATGGGgcaaacaattaaaataaaataattatttaatcatcGCTAGTCAGGTGAAACCAGAGGTGACCAATGCTTAGTATGCACTCCAAATAACACATAAAACCTGCtttcatgaaaaaaagattACCTTTCTAAAAAGATTATTCTCTAAAAGATGCAAGTAAACAACTGAACAGAAAACCCCGTAAAGTCtggatttttttacttttgtttggTTGAAAGCAAGAAGATgctattcatattattttatacaGCAATGCCATTCATCCAGGTACATATGTATGTTACCATGTATGTTACAAAAATAAGTCTAGATATATTGATCCATATTTTGCTACAAATATTTCCCATGGTTCATGGTGTGTTGGCATGATTTAAAGCAGATAtgcatgtttatatgtgtgaACACAATACAGTGTGCAGTATACTCCACCTCTGAAGACATAACACTGCTTTAAGTGAGACTTTGAGACTTGGAATTGCCAGTGCAGACTTTAGAATCGGGAAAGACTTTAGACTACAAACCACCAAATGCCCCTATGTCTGCCACACCAGCACATCAACATCATTCATCACACATAAAAACTGCCTGTCCCAATCAAATATTCCCTACAATTACAATACAAAATCCCTTTAAAAACGCCCCAGGTTTAGAGACTTACTCTCTTCATTAACATCGTACACCTGTTTTGATGCCACTAGAGGCCGCCATGTCGTCATCTATGTTTCTTCACTATCATCGAAGATGGTGGAGGAATGATCAGATGGATCCATAATGCAGTTCACTAAAATTAATCTTGAATTGGTGGTTTTTTCTTCCCCATGATTTGTATTTTAGATACTGATGTTAAACAATATTCAGTCTACTAGTCTTCGCACCTTATATTTTATCAGCATGAGATCCAGCTGCATAAATGTATTATACTATATGTACTTGTAAAAAGCAGTTTATGTAAGTCACTATGGATGAGAACATCTGCTTGCACCAAAtaccaaaatgtattcagtgcacATGCAAAAGACATAAACAATTTAAACAATTCAGCAATGTCCCATTTCTGTTCTCCAGCAAAAATTTGACAGCAACATTCTAAACTAGTGATCTGCAATTTACCCAAATGATAACCAATTGCAAGAGTGCTTTAGGTTGCTAGCTTACAtactctgatactgacacaggGGTTCgtaattccagtcctggagggccggtgtatatgcatgtttttgtttccaaCAATTGCCCTGGCTCAATGTGGTAATTCACTTCATACACCTAACACTGGTTCACTcttagattagatcacagtaaaacacttCATATAGGGGCACAAGAACATTCTTTGGTTGTCATTCATGCGCTTATTGACAAATAGCTAAACTATCAATATTAGGGCTAATTAAGTACTTgaggccagaagttggcatgaaaacagATATGACACCTCCTCACTAATACCTCCTGATCCCAAAGCCTTACTCCACAAATGCATTATACTGCTTTAATCCTTTCAGGATACAATTTTGGCCTCCACTACACCTTACACTGCAATTACCAGTTAGAAGGGAACATTACTTTTCAAGTGAAATTATTAAAAACACGTGTTGTTAACATGCTGTTTGATCACCACACACAAGCTGATTAACATGTGTTTTAGGGGTGCATGCTGGGGGCTCAAGGCAGCCAGGAAATTGAAGGCGGATCGCCCATTTCAACAGGATATTTCCGTCCCTATAAACAGTAGAACTACCTGAACTGGCCCAGGACAAGTTCCTGGACACAGTCATTTTCAGATCCTAAACATTACTAAAATATGATCTGAATGTTTTTAACCAAATACTCAATCAATTTCATATTCACTACAAGAGGCTGTAACGTTTTCGATAGGaagtaaaacatgaataatgaaaaGTTGGACTATCTGTGCTGAGATGGTTTTGTTGCGGTTAATTTGTATCCCGGCTAATTATAGCTTAACTAAAATAGGCCTATATTTTTAGCAGCGTTATTCTTCGCCAAACATACAAATGTCCTGCGTCTTGTTCCGGAAATGTTTCCTCCTTGTTGGCTCGCCTCGGCTGGATTCGCTCAATTTGCTCATTTGCATTAACCCATTGATTTATCTATTTTATAAACAAGGCGATGTTCAGTCTGCTTTTTCATGGAGCATATGCATTAGCTTCGTATTGCttaaggcccccccccccccccatgtatgGGTCAATTTAGACTGATTGCACTTGAGATCCCTATGTCTGTCTTACAGCTCTGGAAACGCACCAACTAGAAGTATGTAGACATGAATAaaacttgcatttaaaagcaaTGGTTGATGATAGCCTTTACATTTAGTAGTTCATGCGCTGTGGTTCATTTCAGCACCAATAGACTGGACAGCAGCTTCAAAATGCCGATGTTTCATGGATTTGCATTTTTACTTCCCTTTCTGGGAAGGAAATAAGGAAATATACTTGGGCATTTTTGTCATGAAACGCATAGCCGACTTTATATCGTTATCAGAGTGGACTCGGTCTTATTAAAGACAACCTTCCGTGTCGACCTGGATGATTATAATAGATAGGTATAACTACTTCAGACCTGGTCCTCGAGAGCCGCAGGTTCTGTTAGTTATTTTACTTTGTCCGAAAATGAGAAACCAGTGCATACCAGGTCcagtgagttaactgtgtagtAAGCTGCTTTAACTGATCTTAAGTAAGTGCTGGAAGCTGAACAATAGAAACCAACACACCCCGTTTCTGTGTAGGATGAGAGCCGCAGACCCCTCACGCTTCCTGACGGCAGGATAATGATAATGAGTAATATGACTctgattttcatatttatttccccGATATGGAAGCTGTCGTGCATCCATGACAACGCGATAGAAGCACAAGCCAGTAGATGCTGCTAAGGGCATACGTCACCAGTAGGCCTAGGCTATTCACAAGCGCGACTGCTACATTGTACAGCGATGTAATTTCTGTTTTATGAACTAAACATCCACATACGAGTTAATGTTGACGGAGCCACACCTACAATTTCACTTTCGAGGAAATGGCATCTCAAGCTTTATTTCTCTTCATCTGAGACATCGTTTAAATGGC from Conger conger chromosome 14, fConCon1.1, whole genome shotgun sequence encodes:
- the LOC133110027 gene encoding small ribosomal subunit protein eS10-like, with product MLMPKKNRTAIYELLFKEGVMVAKKDVHLAKHPELADKNVPNLHVMKAMQSLKSCGYVKEQFAWRHFYWYLTNEGIQYLRDFLHLPSEIVPATLRRQIRPETARPRPKGLEGERPARLARGEADRDTYRRSAAPPCADKKAEAGAGAATEFQFRGGFGRGRGGQQPQ